A genomic stretch from Malus domestica chromosome 15, GDT2T_hap1 includes:
- the LOC103401147 gene encoding gamma carbonic anhydrase 1, mitochondrial: MGTLGRAIYTVGFWIRETGQAIDRLGSRLQGNYYFQEQLSRHRTLMNVFDKAPVVDKEAFVAPSASIIGQVQVGRGSSIWYGCVLRGDANSISIGSGTNIQDNSLVHVAKSNLTGKVLPTIIGDNVTVGHSAVLHGCTVEDEAFVGMAATLLDGVYVEKHAMVAAGALVRQNTRIPCGEVWGGNPAKFLRKLTEDEMAFISQSALNYSNLAQVHAAENAKPLDEIEFQKVLRKKFARRDEEYDSMLGVTRETPAETTLPDNASPPKAA, from the exons ATGGGGACCCTGGGCAGAGCAATCTACACCGTCGGATTCTGGATCCGCGAGACTGGCCAAGCCATTGACCGCCTCGGCTCCCGCCTCCAAGGCAACTACTACTTCCAAGAACAGC TATCGCGGCATCGGACGCTGATGAACGTGTTCGACAAAGCTCCGGTGGTCGATAAGGAGGCGTTTGTGGCGCCCAGTGCGTCGATCATAGGCCAAGTTCAGGTGGGCCGAGGCTCCTCCATTTGGTACGGTTGCGTTTTGAGAG GTGATGCTAACAGCATCAGCATTGGGTCTGGGACCAACATTCAAGACAATTCCCTTGTTCATGTAGCAAAATCTAACTTGACTGGCAAGGTTTTGCCTACCATTATCGGGGACAATGTTACTGTAG GCCACAGTGCTGTCTTGCATGGATGCACTGTAGAGGATGAGGCATTTGTTGGTATGGCTGCAACCTTGCTTGATGGGGTTTATGTTGAGAAACACGCCATGGTTGCTGCCGGAGCCCTTGTAAGGCAGAACACAAGGATCCCCTGTGGAGAG GTATGGGGAGGGAATCCAGCAAAGTTCCTGAGAAAGCTCACAGAAGACGAGATGGCCTTCATCTCCCAGTCAGCCTTAAATTATTCCAACTTGGCTCAGGTTCATGCAGCTGAAAATGCAAAGCCCCTCGACGAGATAGAGTTTCAGAAGGTTCTGCGAAAGAAGTTTGCACGCCGTGATGAGGAATATGACTCGATGTTGGGTGTCACTCGTGAGACACCGGCAGAGACTACTCTTCCTGATAACGCATCGCCACCTAAGGCTGCTTAA